One part of the Quercus lobata isolate SW786 chromosome 7, ValleyOak3.0 Primary Assembly, whole genome shotgun sequence genome encodes these proteins:
- the LOC115951259 gene encoding uncharacterized protein LOC115951259, whose translation MPSAPWMPEKRILELVLDVLQRRDTHEIFAEPVDPNEAEDYYEIIEEPMDFGTMRAKLHEGMYRSLEQFENDVFLIPKNAMHFNSSATIYFRQARAIHELATKIFHVLKTDPENFELEFSDTKRRRRRSGRRPQSEARGSIKTSLPMLPTNVKSSSMMIDISSNTIPSFRNSSNLGRSFQLNSQCSGIATRFDAMDPALLSGAKDGRRFSSFEVDRRCTYRPWMSFLNENESNFSTIYSSLKPLEHVSQQEISYRESLMLFVEGLGPTAKMIAERKLLGLSADTSNYQTSNYWFPAQKCHADMASNPVQWGPSTLNTISKTPTSQNFLDHHYGKPSLLKNSCDTMNLGDAGRGKEANVGEVHASDEKKFLNVLGKNKIYEDRSWDFPFGSYSSAAGTGDLNCLGAEFPNTGNKSTTLEMNKGNFDHQAQLLDSASEFIKSTESESLSKNSYASLSSWPLRTLGRNGLSSSSQTKDSMHNSSLEYLAGHDQAIAAQGSGDGVWSSSKSGQILKSDQPVPQASQFIFDLPYLKTRLDQMSACSEETSRAKMTYQTSSTCTRQVEPHSDNQQPSSIGSHHTDLALQL comes from the exons ATGCCATCTGCACCATGGATGCCAGAAAAACGTATTCTTGAGCTTGTTCTTGATGTCTTACAAAG GAGAGACACACATGAAATATTTGCTGAACCAGTTGACCCGAATGAG GCTGAAGATTACTATGAAATCATTGAAGAGCCTATGGATTTCGGCACTATGAGGGCTAAACTTCATGAGGGAATGTATAGAAGTCTTGAACAATTTGAG AATGATGTATTTTTAATACCTAAAAATGCGATGCATTTTAATTCTTCAGCTACCATTTATTTCAGACAG GCTCGCGCAATACATGAACTAGCTACAAAGATTTTCCATGTTCTGAAAACTGATCCTGAGAATTTTGAATTGGAGTTCTCAGATACAaaaagaagacgaagaagaagtGGTAGGAGGCCCCAAAGTGAAGCTAGGGGTTCAATTAAGACCTCTCTTCCTATGCTTCCCACAAATGTAAAATCCAGTAGCATGATGATTGATATATCCTCAAATACAATACCATCATTTCGCAATTCATCAAATCTGGGGAGAAGTTTCCAACTAAATTCTCAGTGCTCTGGTATTGCTACTCGTTTTGATGCAATGGACCCTGCACTTCTTTCTG GTGCAAAAGATGGTAGAAGATTTAGCTCTTTTGAAGTAGACCGCCGTTGTACATATAGACCTTGGATGTCTTTCCTCAATGAGAATGAAtcaaatttttcaacaatttataGTTCTTTGAAACCACTTGAGCAT GTGAGTCAGCAGGAGATTAGTTATAGAGAAAGCTTGATGCTATTTGTTGAAGGTTTGGGACCAACAGCCAAAATGATTGCTGAGCGAAAGTTGCTTGGACTGTCAGCTGATACATCCAATTACCAAACTTCCAATTATTGGTTCCCAGCTCAAAAATGTCATGCTGACATGGCATCTAACCCTGTCCAATGGGGGCCTAGTACTCTTAATACCATAAGCAAAACCCCAACATCTCAGAATTTCCTGGACCACCACTATGGGAAACCATCTCTCTTAAAAAACTCCTGTGACACAATGAATTTGGGGGATGCTGGCAGAGGAAAAGAGGCCAACGTTGGGGAAGTTCATGCCAGTGATGAGAAGAAATTTCTCAATGTTCTTGGcaagaacaaaatttatgaGGATCGGAGTTGGGATTTTCCATTTGGTTCATATTCCTCCGCAGCTGGTACTGGAGATTTGAATTGCTTGGGTGCTGAATTTCCAAACACGGGCAACAAGTCAACAACATTGGAAATGAACAAGGGCAATTTTGATCATCAAGCACAATTATTGGATTCAGCTTCTGAGTTTATTAAGTCAACTGAGTCGGAATCTTTATCGAAAAACAGTTACGCATCTCTGTCTTCATGGCCTCTACGAACCTTGGGCAGGAATGGACTGTCAAGTTCTAGTCAAACTAAGGACTCCATGCACAACTCAAGTTTGGAGTATCTGGCAGGTCATGACCAAGCCATAGCTGCACAAGGCTCTGGTGATGGAGTTTGGAGCTCATCCAAGTCAGGTCAAATTTTGAAATCAGACCAACCCGTGCCACAGGCTTCCCAATTTATTTTTGATCTGCCATATTTGAAAACACGTCTTGACCAGATGAGTGCATGTAGTGAGGAGACCTCTAGAGCCAAAATGACTTACCAAACTTCTTCAACCTGTACTCGTCAAGTAGAGCCTCATAGTGATAATCAACAACCATCTTCAATAGGTAGTCATCATACTGATTTAGCTCTTCAGCTGTAA